A single genomic interval of Carbonactinospora thermoautotrophica harbors:
- the pheT gene encoding phenylalanine--tRNA ligase subunit beta has translation MRVPVSWLREYVDLPAEVTGRDVAEKLIRAGLEVETVDQLGTDIAGPIVVGQVLGIEELTGFKKPIRYCQVTTGDEPRGIICGATNFAVGDKVVVSLPGAVLPGGFTISARKTYGHISNGMICSARELGLGEDHSGIMVLPPDVEVGADAIELLGLRDEVLDIAVTPDRGYALSLRGIARETAIAYDTELRDPALLDTPKPDGQGYEVRIEDPAGCDRFVARTVTGIDPNRPSPLWLRRRVQLAGMRPISLVVDVTNYVMLELGQPLHAYDRERLAGPIVVRRAWPGEWLITLDGNKRDLDPEDLLITDDSGPIGLAGVMGGASTEIGESTRDVVIEAAHFDAITIAKASRRHKLSTEASRRFERGVDPELPAAAAERAAQLLVELGGGRVGSGTDIGVTEVAYERPGVTITIPWRHAGQVAGVAYPRETVVRRLEQIGCAVSGDDQITVTPPSWRPDLRDPNDLAEEVIRLEGYEKLPSVLPFAPPGRGYTHAQRLRRRVGTALAHAGYVEVLCYPFVGEQTWAALGIEENDPRRRTMRVLNPLSDEEPELRTTLLPGLLATARRNIGRGFGDLSLFEIGQVYFARGDRPVAAPRLPVDRGPTPEEIAELEAALPDQPRHVAVVLVGNREPAGWWGPARPVGWADAVEAARVVARAVGVELKVEQAQRAPWHPGRCAALLLDDEVVGYAGELHPRALARLHLPARVCAMELDLDALIRVSDGLVPAPRISTYPVATQDVALIVDKSVPAAEVEAALRDGAGELLEAIRLFDVYEGEQIGEGKKSLAYTLRFRAPDRTLTAEEVTEIRNAAAAEAARRTGATLRGA, from the coding sequence ATGCGGGTCCCGGTTTCGTGGCTGCGGGAGTACGTCGACCTGCCCGCCGAGGTGACCGGCCGGGACGTGGCCGAGAAGCTGATCCGCGCCGGGCTGGAGGTCGAGACCGTCGACCAGCTCGGCACGGACATCGCCGGGCCGATCGTCGTCGGGCAGGTGCTCGGCATCGAGGAGCTGACCGGTTTCAAGAAGCCGATTCGGTACTGCCAGGTGACCACCGGCGACGAGCCGCGCGGCATCATCTGCGGCGCGACGAACTTCGCCGTCGGCGACAAGGTCGTGGTCAGCCTGCCCGGCGCGGTCCTGCCCGGCGGGTTCACGATCTCGGCCCGCAAGACCTACGGCCACATCTCCAACGGCATGATCTGCTCGGCCCGTGAGCTGGGCCTGGGCGAGGACCACAGCGGGATCATGGTCCTGCCGCCGGACGTCGAGGTGGGCGCGGACGCCATCGAGCTGCTCGGCCTGCGGGACGAGGTGCTCGACATCGCGGTCACCCCGGACCGGGGGTACGCGCTGTCGCTGCGCGGCATCGCCCGGGAGACCGCGATCGCGTACGACACCGAGCTGCGCGACCCGGCGCTGCTGGACACGCCGAAGCCGGACGGGCAGGGGTACGAGGTCCGGATCGAGGACCCGGCTGGCTGCGACCGGTTCGTCGCCCGCACCGTCACCGGGATCGACCCGAACCGGCCCAGCCCGCTGTGGTTGCGGCGCCGGGTCCAGCTGGCCGGCATGCGGCCGATCTCCCTGGTCGTCGACGTCACCAACTACGTGATGCTGGAGCTGGGGCAGCCGCTGCACGCCTACGACCGGGAGCGGCTGGCCGGCCCGATCGTGGTGCGCCGCGCCTGGCCCGGGGAGTGGTTGATCACCCTGGACGGCAACAAGCGCGACCTGGACCCCGAGGACCTGCTCATCACCGACGACTCCGGCCCGATCGGCCTGGCCGGCGTCATGGGCGGCGCGAGCACCGAGATCGGCGAGAGCACGCGGGACGTGGTGATCGAGGCCGCGCACTTCGACGCGATCACGATCGCCAAGGCGTCCCGCCGGCACAAGTTGTCCACCGAGGCGTCCCGCCGGTTCGAGCGCGGTGTCGACCCGGAGCTGCCGGCCGCCGCCGCGGAGCGGGCCGCGCAGCTGCTGGTCGAGCTGGGCGGCGGCCGCGTCGGCAGCGGGACCGACATCGGCGTCACCGAGGTCGCCTACGAGCGGCCAGGCGTCACGATCACGATCCCGTGGCGGCACGCGGGCCAGGTGGCCGGCGTGGCGTACCCGCGCGAGACCGTGGTTCGGCGCCTGGAGCAGATCGGCTGCGCGGTCAGCGGGGACGACCAGATCACCGTCACCCCGCCGAGCTGGCGGCCTGACCTGCGCGACCCGAACGACCTGGCCGAGGAGGTCATCCGCCTCGAAGGGTACGAGAAGCTGCCGAGCGTGCTGCCGTTCGCCCCGCCTGGGCGCGGCTACACGCACGCGCAGCGGTTGCGCCGCCGCGTCGGCACCGCGCTCGCCCACGCCGGGTACGTCGAGGTGCTCTGCTACCCGTTCGTGGGCGAGCAGACCTGGGCCGCGCTCGGCATCGAGGAGAACGACCCACGGCGCCGCACGATGCGGGTGCTGAACCCGCTGTCGGACGAGGAGCCGGAGCTGCGCACGACCCTGCTGCCCGGCCTGCTCGCCACGGCGCGGCGCAACATCGGCCGCGGCTTCGGTGATCTTTCGTTGTTCGAGATCGGCCAGGTGTACTTCGCACGCGGGGACCGGCCGGTCGCCGCGCCGCGGCTGCCGGTCGACCGCGGGCCCACGCCGGAGGAGATCGCCGAGCTGGAGGCCGCCCTGCCGGACCAGCCGCGCCACGTCGCCGTCGTGCTCGTCGGCAACCGCGAGCCGGCCGGCTGGTGGGGCCCGGCACGCCCGGTCGGCTGGGCCGACGCCGTCGAGGCGGCCCGCGTGGTCGCTCGGGCGGTCGGCGTGGAACTCAAGGTCGAGCAGGCCCAGCGCGCCCCGTGGCACCCGGGCCGGTGCGCGGCGCTGCTGCTGGACGACGAGGTGGTCGGGTACGCCGGTGAGCTGCACCCGCGGGCGCTGGCCAGGTTGCACCTGCCGGCGCGGGTCTGCGCTATGGAGCTGGACCTGGACGCGCTCATCCGGGTGTCCGACGGCCTGGTCCCGGCCCCGCGCATCTCGACCTACCCGGTCGCGACCCAGGACGTCGCGCTCATCGTCGACAAGTCGGTGCCGGCGGCCGAGGTCGAGGCGGCGCTGCGCGACGGCGCGGGTGAGCTGCTGGAGGCGATCCGGCTGTTCGACGTGTACGAGGGCGAGCAGATCGGCGAGGGCAAGAAGTCGCTCGCGTACACGCTGCGGTTCCGCGCCCCGGACCGCACGCTCACGGCGGAGGAGGTCACCGAGATCCGCAACGCGGCCGCGGCCGAGGCCGCCCGACGCACCGGCGCCACGCTGCGCGGGGCGTGA
- the pheS gene encoding phenylalanine--tRNA ligase subunit alpha — protein MSAPNNSYDPVEVTPLHPDEIARMRDEALAAIAAAKDLDELKKVRLEHAGDRSPLALANREIGALPPQARAEAGKRVGAARQAVKEALAQRQAVLEAEREARILAEETVDVTLPWDRAPRGARHPLTTIAERITDVFVAMGYEVAEGPEIETEWHNFDALNFIPDHPARTMQDTFFIAPEGSNLVLRTHTSPVQIRAMLERELPIYVVCPGRTFRTDELDATHTPVFHQVEGLAVDKGLTMAHLKGTLDHFAQSMFGEGVVTRLRPSYFPFTEPSAELDIVCFACKGASVGNPDAPCRTCGSEGWIEWGGCGMVNPRVLTACGIDPDVYSGFAFGMGLERTLMFRHGVADMRDMVEGDVRFTLPFGMEI, from the coding sequence ATGTCGGCACCGAACAACTCCTACGACCCGGTCGAGGTGACCCCGCTGCATCCGGACGAGATCGCCCGGATGCGCGATGAGGCCCTGGCCGCCATCGCCGCGGCCAAAGACCTGGACGAGCTGAAGAAGGTACGGCTCGAGCACGCGGGCGACCGGTCGCCGCTCGCGCTCGCCAACCGGGAGATCGGCGCCCTGCCCCCGCAGGCGCGCGCCGAGGCCGGCAAGCGGGTGGGCGCCGCCCGTCAGGCCGTCAAGGAGGCGCTCGCGCAGCGTCAGGCCGTGCTGGAGGCCGAGCGGGAGGCGCGGATCCTCGCTGAGGAGACCGTGGACGTCACCCTGCCCTGGGACCGCGCGCCGCGAGGGGCCCGGCACCCGCTGACCACGATCGCCGAGCGGATCACCGACGTGTTCGTGGCCATGGGGTACGAGGTCGCCGAGGGCCCTGAGATCGAGACCGAGTGGCACAACTTCGACGCGCTCAACTTCATCCCGGACCACCCGGCGCGCACCATGCAGGACACGTTCTTCATCGCCCCGGAGGGGTCGAACCTCGTCTTGCGCACCCACACCTCCCCGGTGCAGATCCGGGCGATGCTGGAGCGGGAACTGCCCATCTACGTGGTGTGCCCCGGCCGGACCTTCCGCACCGACGAGCTGGACGCCACCCACACCCCGGTGTTCCACCAGGTGGAGGGGCTCGCCGTGGACAAGGGCCTGACCATGGCCCACCTGAAGGGCACGCTCGACCACTTCGCGCAGTCGATGTTCGGGGAGGGCGTGGTGACCCGGCTGCGCCCCTCGTACTTCCCGTTCACCGAGCCCAGCGCCGAGCTGGACATCGTGTGTTTCGCCTGCAAGGGCGCCTCGGTCGGCAACCCGGACGCGCCGTGCCGTACCTGCGGCTCGGAGGGCTGGATCGAGTGGGGCGGCTGCGGCATGGTCAACCCGCGCGTGCTCACCGCCTGCGGGATCGACCCGGACGTCTACAGCGGGTTCGCCTTCGGGATGGGGCTGGAGCGGACGCTGATGTTCCGCCACGGGGTGGCCGACATGCGAGACATGGTCGAGGGTGACGTGCGCTTCACCCTCCCGTTCGGGATGGAGATCTGA
- a CDS encoding sensor histidine kinase: MTVDGRAAYGGLPDTAGLLLDPDELPDGLVVADETGQVVAFNAAAARITGIPADEVLGKHISEALPLEDFEGRHWWEYTDPYGGLATRTRQPERSLLLPGGREVLVTARYVRDGRCGPVRRLVVALRDTVARSRQERNSAELIATVAHELRSPLTSVKGFTATLLAKWERFTDEQKRLMLETVEADADRLTRLIAELLDIARIDAGRLEVRRQVVDMEATVHRHVERLVTAGYPPERFVVRVSGPLPEMWVDPDKLDQILANLLENAVRHGSGTVTIAVEAEGEGTAVTVSDEGPGIPAELVSRVFTKFWRGSRRGGTGLGLYIVKGLVEAHGGTITVGSAPSGGAQFRFTLPAGTPGFAS, encoded by the coding sequence ATGACGGTGGACGGGCGCGCGGCCTATGGCGGCCTGCCTGACACTGCCGGCCTGCTTCTCGACCCGGACGAGTTACCGGACGGGCTGGTGGTCGCGGACGAGACCGGCCAGGTCGTCGCGTTCAACGCCGCCGCCGCCCGGATCACCGGCATCCCCGCGGACGAGGTGCTCGGCAAGCACATCAGCGAGGCCCTGCCGCTGGAGGACTTCGAGGGCCGCCACTGGTGGGAGTACACCGACCCGTACGGAGGGCTGGCGACCCGGACCCGCCAGCCGGAGCGCAGCCTGCTGCTCCCCGGCGGCCGGGAGGTGCTGGTCACCGCCAGGTACGTCCGGGACGGGCGGTGCGGCCCGGTGCGCCGCCTCGTCGTCGCGTTGCGCGACACCGTGGCGCGCAGCCGGCAGGAGCGCAACAGCGCCGAGCTGATCGCGACCGTGGCCCACGAGCTGCGTTCCCCGCTGACCAGCGTCAAGGGGTTCACCGCGACCCTGCTGGCCAAGTGGGAGCGGTTCACCGACGAGCAGAAGCGGCTCATGCTGGAGACCGTCGAGGCCGACGCCGACCGGTTGACCCGGCTCATCGCCGAGCTGCTGGACATCGCGCGTATCGACGCCGGGCGGCTGGAGGTGCGCCGCCAGGTCGTCGACATGGAGGCCACGGTGCACCGACACGTCGAACGGCTGGTCACCGCGGGTTACCCGCCCGAGCGGTTCGTCGTGCGCGTGTCCGGGCCGCTGCCGGAGATGTGGGTCGACCCGGACAAGCTCGACCAGATCCTCGCCAACCTGCTGGAGAACGCGGTACGTCACGGCTCTGGAACTGTCACCATCGCGGTGGAGGCCGAAGGCGAAGGGACGGCGGTGACGGTGAGCGACGAGGGCCCGGGCATCCCGGCCGAGCTGGTCAGCCGCGTGTTCACGAAGTTCTGGCGTGGCAGCCGGCGCGGCGGCACCGGCCTTGGCCTGTACATCGTGAAAGGCCTGGTCGAGGCCCACGGCGGCACGATCACGGTCGGGTCCGCCCCGTCCGGCGGGGCGCAGTTCCGATTTACCCTGCCCGCCGGGACTCCGGGCTTCGCGTCCTGA
- a CDS encoding TrmH family RNA methyltransferase, whose amino-acid sequence MASPELTSTRSPRVVKARRLAKRSFRAADRKFLAEGPQAVREAAATPGVLLELFVTAEAASRHADIVEQAHQAGTPVHRVSGEVMASICQTVTPQGIVGVCRFVDVSLDEVVASRPPLVAVLAHVRDPGNAGTVLRTADAAGAEAVIVTDASVDLYNGKCVRASAGSLFHVPVVVGVPVAETISRLRDAGLRVLAADGSGPYDLDSELDTGGLAGPTAWVFGNEAWGLPRETLELADAVVRVPIHGRAESLNLATAAAVCLYASARAQRRPGGCRIRS is encoded by the coding sequence GTGGCGAGCCCCGAGCTGACCTCCACGCGATCACCGCGGGTGGTCAAGGCTCGGCGGCTCGCCAAGCGTTCGTTCCGGGCCGCTGACCGCAAGTTCCTCGCCGAGGGGCCGCAGGCCGTCCGGGAGGCGGCCGCCACCCCGGGCGTGCTGTTGGAGCTCTTCGTCACGGCCGAGGCGGCCTCCCGCCACGCCGACATCGTCGAGCAGGCCCACCAGGCCGGGACGCCCGTGCACCGAGTCAGCGGCGAGGTCATGGCGAGCATCTGCCAGACCGTGACGCCGCAGGGCATCGTCGGCGTGTGCAGGTTCGTCGACGTGTCGCTGGACGAGGTCGTGGCGAGCCGCCCCCCGCTCGTCGCGGTCCTCGCGCACGTGCGCGACCCGGGCAACGCCGGCACGGTCCTGCGCACGGCGGACGCCGCCGGGGCCGAGGCCGTGATCGTCACGGACGCCTCGGTCGACCTGTACAACGGCAAGTGCGTCCGCGCCTCGGCCGGCAGCCTCTTCCACGTCCCGGTCGTGGTCGGCGTCCCGGTCGCGGAGACGATCAGCCGACTGCGCGACGCTGGCCTGCGTGTCCTCGCCGCGGACGGTTCGGGACCGTACGATCTTGATAGTGAGCTGGACACCGGTGGCCTCGCGGGCCCGACCGCCTGGGTGTTCGGGAACGAGGCCTGGGGACTGCCGCGGGAGACCCTCGAGCTGGCTGACGCGGTGGTACGGGTGCCTATTCACGGCAGGGCGGAGAGCCTGAATCTGGCTACCGCCGCCGCCGTGTGTTTGTATGCATCCGCCCGGGCGCAACGCCGGCCCGGTGGCTGCCGGATCCGGAGCTGA
- the rplT gene encoding 50S ribosomal protein L20, protein MARVKRAVNAHKKRRVILEAAKGYRGQRSRLYRKAKEQVTHSLVYAYRDRRQRKGDFRQLWIQRINAAARQNGLTYNRFIQGLKAAGIEVDRKMLADLAVNDANAFAELVGVARRALPADRNAPKEAAA, encoded by the coding sequence GTGGCACGCGTGAAGCGGGCGGTCAACGCCCACAAGAAGCGCCGGGTGATTCTGGAGGCGGCGAAGGGTTACCGGGGTCAGCGGTCCCGGCTGTACCGGAAGGCGAAGGAGCAGGTCACCCACTCCCTCGTCTACGCCTACCGTGACCGCAGGCAGCGCAAGGGCGACTTCCGCCAGCTGTGGATCCAGCGGATCAACGCGGCGGCCCGCCAGAACGGCCTGACGTACAACCGGTTCATCCAGGGCCTGAAGGCGGCCGGCATCGAGGTCGACCGCAAGATGCTCGCGGACCTCGCGGTGAACGACGCGAACGCGTTCGCCGAGCTGGTCGGGGTCGCGAGGCGTGCCCTGCCGGCGGATCGGAACGCCCCGAAGGAAGCCGCCGCCTGA
- the rpmI gene encoding 50S ribosomal protein L35 has translation MPKMKTHSGASKRFRLTGKGKIMHRRSNRNHLLEHKPSTRTRRLANERVLSAADVKKVRNLLAK, from the coding sequence ATGCCGAAGATGAAGACGCACAGCGGTGCTTCGAAGCGCTTCCGTCTGACCGGGAAGGGCAAGATCATGCACCGCCGGTCCAACCGCAACCACCTGCTCGAGCACAAGCCCTCCACGCGGACGCGCCGGCTGGCCAACGAGAGGGTCCTCTCGGCCGCCGACGTGAAGAAGGTCAGGAACCTGCTCGCGAAGTAG
- the infC gene encoding translation initiation factor IF-3 gives MIKVSRGRVDRKGDRRPAVVEEQGGPISPEPRINERIRVPEVRLVGPNGEQVGIVPIAKALELAREADLDLVEVAPMARPPVAKLMDYGKFKYESAMKAREARKNQAHTVIKEMKLRPKIDPHDYETKKGHVVRFLKQGDKVKVTIMFRGREQSRPELGLRLLNRLAEDVQDLGFVEAAPKQDGRNMIMVLAPHKKKAEAMAEARAEREAAKAARRQQEEAAKADNR, from the coding sequence ATGATCAAGGTCTCGCGCGGGCGGGTCGATCGGAAGGGCGATCGCCGACCGGCGGTCGTAGAGGAACAAGGAGGCCCCATCAGCCCTGAACCGCGTATCAACGAGCGGATCCGAGTACCCGAGGTCCGGCTCGTCGGTCCGAATGGCGAACAGGTAGGCATCGTTCCTATCGCAAAGGCTCTGGAGCTCGCTCGCGAGGCCGATCTCGACTTGGTCGAGGTTGCCCCCATGGCGCGGCCCCCCGTGGCCAAGCTCATGGATTACGGCAAGTTCAAGTACGAGTCGGCCATGAAAGCCCGTGAGGCGCGTAAGAACCAGGCGCACACGGTCATCAAGGAGATGAAGCTCCGGCCGAAGATCGACCCGCACGACTACGAGACCAAGAAGGGTCACGTCGTACGGTTCCTGAAGCAGGGTGACAAGGTGAAGGTCACCATCATGTTCCGTGGCCGCGAGCAGTCCCGCCCCGAGCTGGGTCTGCGACTGCTGAACCGGCTCGCCGAGGACGTCCAGGACCTGGGCTTCGTCGAAGCGGCGCCCAAGCAGGACGGCCGGAACATGATCATGGTGCTGGCGCCGCACAAGAAGAAGGCCGAGGCGATGGCCGAGGCGCGGGCCGAGCGCGAGGCCGCCAAGGCCGCCCGTCGCCAGCAGGAGGAAGCGGCCAAGGCCGACAACCGCTAG
- a CDS encoding DUF1844 domain-containing protein, with protein sequence MHASEHSPGPKSSREPATDVATLARDIAEVPAVEIITTAALHLMSAAAIKLGLDGEQHKDLDEARKLITALAGLVTAGAPEVGSMHAAPLRDGLRSLQLAFRDSSPYPDAPGQGPGEKFTGPVVD encoded by the coding sequence ATGCACGCTTCCGAACACAGTCCAGGACCGAAGTCTTCCCGCGAACCGGCCACCGATGTCGCCACGTTGGCCCGCGACATCGCCGAGGTGCCGGCCGTGGAAATCATCACCACCGCGGCGCTCCACCTGATGAGCGCGGCCGCGATCAAGCTCGGCCTGGACGGTGAGCAGCACAAGGACCTGGACGAGGCCCGCAAGCTCATCACCGCGCTCGCCGGCCTGGTGACCGCGGGGGCGCCGGAGGTCGGCTCCATGCACGCCGCGCCGCTGCGGGACGGCCTGCGGTCCCTGCAGCTCGCGTTCCGCGACTCCTCCCCTTACCCGGACGCCCCCGGCCAGGGACCGGGCGAGAAGTTCACCGGTCCGGTGGTGGACTGA
- a CDS encoding SseB family protein — protein sequence MLGKTIPDPGFRGDTGGADPRLAAALAAYAKDRSAEREVLAALATARLLVPVVAILAEEEAAEPGELRREKTTEMAIPTIVGRTGRKALPAFTSVDTLARWRADARPVPVESQRAALAAFAEGAEAVLVDPAGPVTYVVERPALYALAEGRVPVPPAEDDEVAAAIRAGVAAEPRVRAAYMSPAEDADLLVGLVLDPGLDPAGVRGAAEGVGRRLAEAAVLRARLGRGLRIAVLPPGRVPEGSPLYARD from the coding sequence GTGCTCGGTAAGACCATCCCCGATCCCGGCTTCCGCGGTGACACCGGCGGGGCCGACCCGCGCCTGGCCGCCGCGCTCGCCGCGTACGCCAAGGACCGCTCGGCGGAGCGGGAGGTCCTGGCCGCGCTGGCCACGGCCCGACTGCTGGTGCCGGTCGTGGCGATCCTGGCGGAGGAGGAAGCGGCTGAGCCGGGCGAGCTGCGCCGGGAGAAGACGACCGAGATGGCGATCCCGACGATCGTCGGACGGACCGGGCGCAAGGCGCTGCCCGCGTTCACCTCGGTGGACACCCTGGCCCGCTGGCGGGCCGACGCCCGGCCGGTGCCGGTGGAGAGCCAGCGGGCGGCGTTGGCGGCGTTCGCCGAGGGGGCGGAGGCGGTGCTGGTGGATCCGGCCGGGCCGGTCACGTACGTGGTGGAGCGGCCCGCCCTGTACGCCCTGGCCGAAGGGCGGGTCCCGGTGCCGCCAGCGGAGGACGACGAGGTGGCGGCGGCGATCCGGGCCGGGGTGGCGGCCGAGCCGAGGGTCCGCGCGGCGTACATGTCGCCGGCGGAGGACGCGGATCTGCTGGTGGGACTGGTGCTCGACCCGGGGCTCGACCCCGCGGGCGTGCGCGGGGCTGCTGAGGGGGTGGGCCGGCGGCTGGCCGAGGCGGCGGTGCTCCGCGCACGGCTCGGCCGCGGGCTGCGGATCGCCGTGCTGCCGCCGGGCCGGGTCCCGGAGGGGTCGCCGCTGTACGCGCGGGACTGA
- the bar gene encoding barbiturase: MPRPIEVRKVPIESVTDASGLARLIDEGVFAADDVLAVVGKTEGNGGVNDYTRILADRAFREVLVEKGTRSPAEVRQVPLVWSGGTDGVLSPHATVFAYAPEGRYEPTDEPRVSVGVAMSEPILPEDIGRPAMVEKVAAGVRQAMAVAGITDPADVHYVQTKTPLLTMETIQDARSRGKTVWTEDTLKSMDVSNSTTALGIAVALGEIDVPTAEQIHHDLSLYSSVASCSSGVELDRAQIVLVGNVRRLGGRYQVGHSVMRDALDTDGIWEAIRDAGLKLPERPHPSDLDGRLVNIFCKCEADPSGRVRGRRNIMLDDSDVHWHRQIKACVGGVVASVTGDPAVFVSVAAVHQGPSGGGPVIAIVDHGA; the protein is encoded by the coding sequence GTGCCCAGACCGATCGAGGTCCGCAAGGTTCCCATCGAGAGCGTGACCGATGCCTCCGGGCTGGCCAGGCTCATCGACGAGGGGGTCTTCGCCGCCGACGACGTGCTCGCGGTCGTCGGCAAGACCGAGGGCAACGGCGGCGTGAACGACTACACCCGGATTCTCGCCGACCGGGCCTTCCGGGAGGTGCTCGTGGAGAAGGGCACCCGGTCCCCGGCGGAGGTCAGGCAGGTCCCGCTCGTCTGGTCCGGCGGCACCGACGGGGTGCTCTCCCCGCACGCCACGGTCTTCGCGTACGCGCCGGAGGGGCGGTACGAGCCCACCGACGAGCCCCGGGTCTCGGTCGGCGTGGCGATGAGCGAGCCGATCCTGCCCGAGGACATCGGCCGGCCCGCGATGGTCGAGAAGGTGGCGGCCGGGGTGAGGCAGGCCATGGCGGTCGCCGGCATCACCGACCCGGCGGACGTGCACTACGTGCAGACGAAGACGCCGCTGCTGACCATGGAGACCATCCAGGACGCCAGGTCGCGCGGCAAGACCGTGTGGACCGAGGACACGCTGAAGTCCATGGACGTGTCCAACTCCACTACCGCCCTCGGCATCGCCGTGGCCCTCGGCGAGATCGACGTGCCGACCGCCGAGCAGATCCACCACGACCTGTCGCTGTACTCGTCGGTGGCGTCCTGCTCGTCCGGGGTGGAGCTGGACCGTGCCCAGATCGTGCTCGTCGGCAACGTTCGCCGCCTGGGCGGCCGCTACCAGGTCGGCCACTCGGTCATGAGGGACGCCCTGGACACCGACGGCATCTGGGAGGCCATCCGCGACGCCGGCCTGAAGCTGCCCGAGCGCCCGCACCCGAGCGACCTGGACGGCCGGCTGGTCAACATCTTCTGCAAGTGCGAGGCCGACCCGAGCGGCCGGGTCCGCGGGCGGCGCAACATCATGCTCGACGACTCCGACGTCCACTGGCACCGCCAGATCAAGGCGTGCGTCGGCGGCGTGGTCGCCTCCGTGACCGGTGATCCGGCGGTCTTCGTCTCCGTCGCCGCCGTCCACCAGGGCCCGTCCGGCGGCGGCCCCGTGATCGCCATCGTCGACCACGGCGCCTGA
- a CDS encoding carbamate kinase: protein MRVLIALGGNAMTGPDGSATVAAQQEAIGRAMEHVADLVAYGVDVVLTHGNGPQVGNLLVKNELAAPVVPPVPLDWCDAQTQATIGYMILNVLDAALAARGVDRRAAVLVTRTRVDADDPAFAEPTKPIGRHLPQEEAELMIAHGQAWKDMGARGWRRVVASPEPREIVDAPAVARLVRDGFIVVAAGGGGIPVVRGRDGRLRGVEAVVDKDLSAALLARQVHADLLVIATDVEHVYVDHGTPRARPLGRVTAQELRKHVDQGQFPAGSMGPKVEAALRFVETGGRRAVITALDRIEQAVTGAGGEPVGTVVENRA, encoded by the coding sequence GTGCGGGTACTGATCGCGCTGGGCGGCAACGCCATGACCGGCCCTGACGGCAGTGCCACCGTGGCCGCGCAGCAGGAGGCCATCGGGCGGGCGATGGAACACGTCGCCGACCTGGTCGCCTACGGCGTGGACGTCGTGCTGACGCACGGCAACGGGCCCCAGGTCGGCAACCTGCTCGTCAAGAACGAGCTCGCCGCCCCCGTCGTCCCGCCGGTGCCGCTGGACTGGTGCGACGCCCAGACCCAGGCGACGATCGGCTACATGATCCTGAACGTGCTGGACGCCGCCCTCGCCGCACGCGGCGTCGACCGGCGCGCCGCGGTCCTGGTCACGCGCACCCGCGTCGACGCCGATGATCCCGCCTTCGCCGAGCCCACCAAACCCATCGGCCGGCACCTGCCGCAGGAGGAGGCCGAGCTGATGATCGCGCACGGCCAGGCCTGGAAGGACATGGGCGCCCGGGGCTGGCGCCGGGTGGTCGCGTCGCCGGAGCCGCGGGAGATCGTGGACGCACCGGCCGTGGCCCGGTTGGTGCGAGACGGCTTCATCGTGGTCGCCGCCGGTGGGGGCGGCATCCCGGTCGTCCGCGGCCGGGACGGCCGGCTGCGCGGTGTTGAGGCGGTCGTCGACAAGGACCTGAGCGCCGCCCTGCTCGCCCGGCAGGTCCACGCCGACCTGCTCGTGATCGCCACCGACGTCGAGCACGTGTACGTCGACCACGGCACGCCCCGGGCCCGGCCGCTGGGCCGCGTGACAGCTCAGGAACTGCGCAAGCACGTCGACCAGGGCCAGTTCCCGGCCGGCAGCATGGGGCCGAAGGTCGAGGCCGCGTTGCGGTTCGTCGAGACCGGCGGGCGCCGCGCCGTGATCACCGCGCTCGACCGGATCGAGCAGGCCGTCACTGGTGCCGGCGGGGAGCCCGTCGGCACCGTCGTCGAGAACCGGGCGTGA